Part of the Sinorhizobium sp. BG8 genome, TGGAGGACGAGCTGGTCAAGGTCATCACGCCGATCGACGATACGCCGGCCTCGCGCGCCGGAGTTCTGGCGGGCGACCTTATCGCCAAGATCGACGGTCAGGACGTTCGCGGCCTGAAGCTCGAGGAAGCGGTCGAGAAGATGCGCGGCGCGGTCAATACGCCGATCAAGCTGACCCTTATCCGCAAGGGAGCCGACAAGCCGATCGAACTCACGATCATGCGCGACATCATCGCCGTGAAGGCTGTAAAGTTCCGCGTGGAGAACGATGTCGGCTATCTTCGAGTGATTTCCTTCACGGAGAAGACTTACGACGATCTCGAAGCTGCGATCACCAAGATCAAGGAGCAGGTCCCCGCAGACAAGCTCAAGGGCTATGTCCTCGACCTGCGCCTCAACCCCGGCGGTCTGCTGGATCAGGCGATCAACGTCTCGGATGCGTTCCTGGAGCGTGGCGAAGTGGTTTCCACGCGCGGCCGCAACGAGGATGAGACGCGCCGGTTCAATGCATCTCCGGGCGATCTGTCCGACGGCAAGCCGGTCATCGTTCTGGTCAACGGCGGATCGGCTTCGGCCTCCGAAATCGTGGCCGGCGCGTTGCAGGATCTGCGTCGCGCAACCGTGCTCGGCACCCGGTCGTTCGGCAAGGGCTCCGTCCAGACGATCATTCCGATGGGCGACGCCGGCGCGCTTCGCCTGACGACGGCCCTTTACTACACACCGTCGGGGAAATCGATCCAGGGCACCGGCATCACGCCTGACATCAAGGTCGAGCAGCCTCTTCCTGCCGATCTTCAGGGCAAGCTGGAGTCGGCCGGTGAATCGAGCCTGCGGGGCCATATCCAGGGCCAGAGCGAGACCGAGGAAGGCTCCGGCTCTTCGGCCTACGTCCCGCCGGAACCGAAGGACGACATCCAGCTGCAATATGCGCTCTCGCTGCTGCGTGGCGAGAAGACCGATCCGGCCTTCCCGGCGAATCCGGAAAAGGCCGAACTGAAGAACTGAATGCTTACCGGGCCGGCGACCAACGGCGGCCCGGATATTCCCCTCACCGGTCGAGATTAGGCCACTTCCTTGGGAACCGACCTCAATGCGCCGCTTGGCCAGGACCGCAAGGTAAGGCCCGCGAACGCGAAACTCTCGCGGTTTCGCGCACGGCACATGGTGTCTGCAGTTGCCGTGATCGGCATTCTGGGCCTGTCCCTTTGGGCGGCTTTCGCTCCCTCGGGCCTGAAGCAGGAAACATCATCCGACAAATCCGCTGATGTCGACATGGCAGGCGGCGACGCTGCGCCGACCGCAGTGACGCCCGACGCAAAGCCGGACAAGCAATCCGCACAGGGAGTGCGCCGCACGACGGCAATGTCAGGCGTCGGCGTCGAGGAAACGCTGACTGATGACGGCAGCATTGTGCGAAAGTACACGCCGCGGGCTCGTGACGGCCAGGGGCCCCTGATCATAGAAACCAACCGTGTAGGCCAGGACCCGCGCATGGCGGCCCTGCCCAACGAGGACC contains:
- a CDS encoding S41 family peptidase, encoding MIRRASLVLVGALMGATAMSVIYSVTMPAEAAGSSTYRELSIFGDVFERVRAQYVTPPKEDLLIENAINGMLSSLDPHSSYMNSRDAEDMRTQTRGEFGGLGIEVTMEDELVKVITPIDDTPASRAGVLAGDLIAKIDGQDVRGLKLEEAVEKMRGAVNTPIKLTLIRKGADKPIELTIMRDIIAVKAVKFRVENDVGYLRVISFTEKTYDDLEAAITKIKEQVPADKLKGYVLDLRLNPGGLLDQAINVSDAFLERGEVVSTRGRNEDETRRFNASPGDLSDGKPVIVLVNGGSASASEIVAGALQDLRRATVLGTRSFGKGSVQTIIPMGDAGALRLTTALYYTPSGKSIQGTGITPDIKVEQPLPADLQGKLESAGESSLRGHIQGQSETEEGSGSSAYVPPEPKDDIQLQYALSLLRGEKTDPAFPANPEKAELKN